CGACGAAGAGGCGCATCCGAACTGACCAGGCGTTGATCCCTAACGACGCCGCGGCCTCCTCGTCGTCCCGCAGGAGCCGAACCGCGCGACCGAACGGCGAGATGCTGATCCAGCGACAGAGGAGGAACACTCCACCGCCGAGGAGAAATGACCATGCGACATAGGCCCAGTCGTAGGCGGCCACGGAAGAGCCGAACACCGATCGAAGCGGCGCAGGGATGTTCGCGATGCCGTTCCCTCCGTTCAGGAACGAGCTTGTGTTCCCTACCAGCTGGTTGGCGATGATGGCGATCGCGAGCATCGCCGCCGCCTGGTAGTCGCGGCGCATCTTCCGCATGGTTGCCGGCCCGATGACTGCCGCAAGGAGACCGCCTACGAGCACGGCAACGATGAGGGGCAACGGAAACGGGAGGCTCGTTCCCCAGAAATATGTCTCGCTCTGGGCGACTCCCGTCGCTGACGAACCCACGCTGGTGAGTGCGGCCGCATAGGCGCCTGCCGACTCGAAAATGATGAAGCCAAAATTGACGATGCCGCCGAGGCCGAACTGCAGATTGAGCGCCAGTGCGCCCATGGCGTAGACGACGAAGTACACCGCAGTGAGGGAGAGGTAAAAGTTCATTAGCCCACTAGCCCATCGCTTCCGATTTCTCCCAGAGCTCTCCGAAGAAGCCTCGCGGACGCACCAGGAGCATCAGCAGCAGCACGCCGACCGCGATGGCAACGTTGAACGATCCCGCGCCGAACGAGCCGGCGATCTGAATGACGAGGGCGAGCACGAGCGAGGCCAGCGCCGCGTAGCC
This is a stretch of genomic DNA from Acidimicrobiales bacterium. It encodes these proteins:
- a CDS encoding branched-chain amino acid ABC transporter permease; the protein is MNFYLSLTAVYFVVYAMGALALNLQFGLGGIVNFGFIIFESAGAYAAALTSVGSSATGVAQSETYFWGTSLPFPLPLIVAVLVGGLLAAVIGPATMRKMRRDYQAAAMLAIAIIANQLVGNTSSFLNGGNGIANIPAPLRSVFGSSVAAYDWAYVAWSFLLGGGVFLLCRWISISPFGRAVRLLRDDEEAAASLGINAWSVRMRLFVVGGMIAGLTGGLLVEFIGAWSPSAWNYQETFVLLQAVILGGVGSEYGAVFGALIVGVILLQLPSFLPAIGYPGLIDSLQWILIGVVYLAVLWFLPQGTFRERASLRLGGRAPPEKVGPLGQESIRITGPSGATTNEGPAQ